The Vicia villosa cultivar HV-30 ecotype Madison, WI linkage group LG1, Vvil1.0, whole genome shotgun sequence genome includes a region encoding these proteins:
- the LOC131614434 gene encoding zinc finger protein ZAT5-like, giving the protein MEPAHDHHQHNHHQHDHHQHDHHQHDHQQQQQQQLSLASKELSNIIKGKRTKRVRPQSPIPFSITANSSTGEGGGVTGEREDCYNNGDDVVNNNNINVIHNNNNTSPTTSYVEEKQDSVMDDEEHDMANCLILLAQGQSKESPKTTDELDGGMMNYAKYSSRKFMEAASLDSGRAGFYVYECKTCNRTFPSFQALGGHRASHKKPKALAIAQERKQFFDDDQEFQFKPNHKPISLQLNNNGKGNLYGGNNNGNSSNNNKSKVHECSICGSEFTSGQALGGHMRRHRAPVGTSTANTTLSLTPMALEPDEDHQPRKKRNVLSLDLDLNLPAPEDDQKESKFAFASKQHQQQQQHGQKQQQQQQQQQQQQQQQQQQTNLVFSAPALVDCHY; this is encoded by the coding sequence ATGGAACCTGCCCATGATCATCATCaacataatcatcatcaacatgaTCATCATCAGCATGATCATCATCAACATGATCATCAAcagcaacagcaacaacaactctCTTTAGCCTCTAAGGAACTCAGCAATATCATCAAAGGGAAAAGAACCAAAAGGGTTAGGCCCCAATCTCCTATTCCTTTTTCCATCACTGCTAATTCTTCAACtggagaaggaggtggagtaacaGGTGAAAGAGAAGATTGTTACAACAATGGTGATGATGttgtcaacaacaacaatatcaatgtcatccataacaacaacaatacctCTCCGACAACATCTTATGTTGAAGAGAAACAGGACAGTGTTATGGATGACGAGGAACATGATATGGCAAACTGTTTGATTCTATTGGCACAGGGACAATCTAAGGAATCACCGAAAACTACTGATGAATTAGACGGTGGAATGATGAACTATGCGAAATACAGCAGTAGAAAGTTCATGGAAGCTGCTAGTTTGGATTCTGGAAGAGCTGGTTTCTATGTCTATGAATGCAAAACATGTAACAGAACTTTCCCTTCTTTTCAAGCACTTGGTGGCCATAGAGCGAGTCACAAAAAGCCGAAAGCATTGGCAATTGCTCAAGAGAGGAAACAGTTTTTCGATGATGATCAAGAGTTTCAATTCAAACCGAATCATAAACCAATTTCCCTTCAATTGAATAACAATGGTAAGGGAAATCTATACGGTGGAAACAACAATGGCAatagcagcaacaacaacaagtcTAAGGTTCATGAGTGTTCCATTTGTGGTTCTGAATTCACATCTGGACAAGCACTTGGTGGGCACATGAGGCGCCACCGCGCGCCCGTGGGGACATCAACTGCCAACACCACACTGTCATTGACACCAATGGCTTTAGAGCCTGATGAAGATCATCAACCTAGAAAGAAAAGGAATGTTCTGTCTTTGGATTTGGATCTCAATCTTCCTGCACCTGAAGATGATCAGAAAGAATCAAAGTTTGCCTTTGCTTCCaagcaacatcaacaacaacaacaacatggacaaaaacaacagcaacaacagcaGCAGCAGCAACAGCAACAACAGCAGCAACAGCAACAAACAAATCTTGTCTTCTCCGCACCAGCTTTGGTAGATTGTCATTACTAA